In a single window of the Necator americanus strain Aroian chromosome X, whole genome shotgun sequence genome:
- a CDS encoding hypothetical protein (NECATOR_CHRX.G24896.T1), translating to MCEDKKHHFSTCPKRISKDNTTAQQKRDGPAGIPPTNKRGKQDKGKTPQRQNCAVTSDTQILPEADDRETPLLCVSNTELTSRQNKVLLLTGLAKVRNKKSGNLQDIEILLDTGADRSFMQGQLADDLELPITNKVDLSVCTFGDKSPKRQKYDITPLRIWDALGDSHTFHLCKTDVITEKAKQVQLTSENAEYLQKKNIKLSKKEHTSVNPQVLLVCDQLWPLLSTTNPQHILPSGLMVIPSKLRYLLSGRQERSSEKKYSLRKSGNFHSARISALDAEVEEWDRYWSLESSGIEEYAGTKCEEKAQVNAEIMQYFNNTIEKRHDGYYVRLPFKKNCDTLPTNKTLAYRRLISVWNMLKSNEDLLHQYHKVFQEQLEKGIIEEVPNTGENPSRLVHYLPHQPVVTPQKQTTKLRVVFDASSHLKGSPSLNDALHQGPHILPELYGILLRFRMKPHVVISDVEKVFLQVRLHEQDRDVTRCFWIKDTALPPEKDNIVTYRFARITFGLNVSPFLLAVTIRYHLNHEIKDQKLACEIGENLYVDNLILTDDSEEEILEKSLTTRKVFLQMNMNLREFLANVSRVQEKFPNEICASKATQKVLGIPWDANNGTISIECKFMDTPNITKRSIARQIASIYDPLGWLVPLLIPHKCFQQKLWLEGYTWDQELSPQLSEQRETMRQNANDFQKTLKREILVQAPTDMAVFADASHGPCHGHMCLHYL from the coding sequence ATGTGCGAAGACAAGAAGCATCACTTTTCTACTTGTCCAAAACGGATAAGCAAGGACAATACTACCGCACAACAAAAACGAGATGGCCCAGCTGGAATTCCACCCACCAATAAACGTGGGAAGCAAGACAAAGGTAAAACTCCACAGCGGCAAAATTGCGCTGTGACTTCAGATACCCAAATTTTGCCTGAAGCGGATGACCGCGAGACACCATTGCTGTGTGTATCAAATACAGAGCTCACTTCAAGGCAAAATAAAGTCCTCTTATTGACAGGACTTGCGAAAGTGCGAAATAAGAAGTCAGGAAACCTTCAAGATATTGAAATTCTTTTGGATACAGGAGCTGATAGGTCGTTTATGCAGGGGCAACTGGCAGATGATTTAGAGTTGCCAATAACGAACAAAGTGGATTTATCAGTCTGCACATTCGGAGATAAATCCCcaaaaaggcaaaaatatGACATTACCCCTCTCCGAATTTGGGATGCCTTAGGAGATAGTCATACTTTCCACTTATGTAAAACCGATGTCATTACGGAAAAGGCTAAACAAGTTCAACTTACATCAGAAAACGCAGAGTacttgcagaagaaaaacattaagTTGTCCAAAAAGGAACATACGTCTGTAAACCCTCAAGTATTACTAGTCTGCGATCAGCTCTGGCCTCTATTGTCCACAACTAACCCTCAGCATATATTACCATCAGGTTTAATGGTGATCCCTTCTAAATTGAGGTATCTGCTGAGCGGACGACAAGAACGaagcagcgaaaaaaagtacTCACTGCGAAAAAGCGGGAACTTTCATAGTGCGAGAATAAGTGCCCTCGATGCAGAAGTAGAAGAGTGGGACCGGTATTGGTCACTCGAATCTTCTGGCATTGAGGAGTATGCAGGAACAAAGTGTGAAGAAAAAGCGCAAGTCAACGCCGAGATCATGCAGTATTTTAACAACACGATAGAGAAGCGCCATGACGGATACTATGTCCGTCTccctttcaagaaaaattgcgACACATTGCCTACAAACAAGACGTTAGCATATCGCCGCCTTATCAGTGTTTGGAATATGCTTAAATCAAATGAAGACCTCCTTCATCAGTACCATAAGGTTTTCCAGGAGCAACTCGAAAAAGGTATCATTGAAGAGGTCCCTAATACAGGGGAAAACCCTTCTCGTCTGGTTCATTATTTACCCCATCAACCTGTGGTGACACCACAAAAGCAAACAACAAAGTTACGTGTTGTTTTTGATGCGTCATCCCACCTTAAGGGTTCTCCTTCGCTGAATGATGCGTTGCATCAGGGTCCCCATATTCTGCCAGAACTATATGGAATACTATTGCGGTTTCGTATGAAACCTCACGTAGTTATATCTGATGTTGAAAAGGTATTTCTGCAGGTCCGGCTGCATGAACAGGACAGAGATGTAACAAGATGTTTTTGGATAAAAGATACGGCTCTCCCACCTGAAAAAGACAATATTGTGACTTATCGGTTCGCAAGAATTACATTCGGTTTAAACGTTTCTCCTTTTCTACTAGCGGTAACTATTCGATACCACCTAAATCATGAGATTAAGGACCAAAAACTAGCATGCGAAATCGGCGAAAACTTATATGTGGATAACCTTATATTAACAGACGACAGCGAAGaggaaattttggagaaatccCTAACAACCCGTAAggtatttcttcaaatgaacATGAACTTGCGTGAGTTTCTTGCAAATGTCAGCAGGGTGCAGGAAAAATTCCCAAACGAAATCTGCGCAAGCAAAGCAACTCAGAAAGTTCTGGGAATCCCTTGGGATGCCAATAACGGCACAATATCAATAGAGTGCAAGTTTATGGATACACCAAACATCACGAAAAGATCCATTGCTCGTCAAATTGCCTCCATATACGATCCTTTGGGGTGGTTAGTTCCATTGCTTATCCCGCATAAATGTTTCCAACAAAAGTTATGGCTAGAAGGCTATACGTGGGACCAAGAATTATCACCTCAGCTTTCCGAACAACGGGAAACAATGAGACAAAATGCCAATGACTTTCAAAAGACTTTGAAACGTGAGATATTAGTGCAGGCCCCTACCGACATGGCGGTCTTTGCCGATGCAAGCCATGGACCATGCCATGGCCACATGTGCTTACATTATCTCTGA
- a CDS encoding hypothetical protein (NECATOR_CHRX.G24897.T1) has protein sequence MSAEDFLNVLRRFFARRGIPSLIICDNAPTFSLSAEILGSVIKDSSLNDVLSNNTIERKNITPYAPWQGGFYERLIKSIKHALYKCIGRAKLSFDNLTTIITEIEATLNTRPLTYQESDCDVFTSIRPIDFIQKNIEVTCSFENIDSDNVDPEYHPSTELASLETRRQTVKALQSSIKITERFWNIWRDHSLSSLREHHRTRLSQHRTSTIVPRKGAVVLISDPVLPRNDWKMARITDTKSSDGVIREVELITSTRRKIRRPVNLVIPLELGDTDNGTYEEGKNGEVCEENANQDTRYDFRTRKNINYSENSLANTVSATSPGFSFSPKFSLLILTLLMLCFTSLSHPILESLSIECHKNGILVKNTNAADFEICIEDECKLYPKPSLRELVRFSPERTLHEHSVLLKRGNE, from the coding sequence ATGAGTGCAGAAGATTTCTTGAATGTGCTTAGGCGATTTTTTGCGCGTCGAGGCATTCCTAGCCTAATTATCTGCGACAATGCGCCTACATTTTCTCTAAGCGCCGAAATCTTGGGTAGTGTGATTAAAGATAGCTCACTAAACGACGTTCTAAGTAACAATACTATTGAGAGGAAGAACATAACTCCATACGCGCCGTGGCAAGGAGGTTTTTATGAACGGCTCATCAAGTCTATAAAACACGCCTTGTACAAATGTATTGGAAGAGCGAAGCTGTCTTTTGATAACCTCACAACCATCATAACGGAGATCGAAGCCACACTCAATACAAGGCCGCTAACCTATCAGGAATCTGACTGTGACGTATTCACTTCCATAAGGCCGATAGACTTCATCCAAAAGAACATAGAGGTTACCTGCTCCTTTGAAAACATCGACAGCGACAATGTTGATCCGGAATACCATCCCTCCACCGAGCTTGCAAGTTTAGAAACACGAAGGCAAACGGTGAAAGCGCTACAATCTTCCATCAAAATTACGGAACGCTTCTGGAATATTTGGCGAGATCACTCTCTGAGTAGCCTCAGGGAACACCATCGAACGCGATTATCTCAACATCGCACAAGTACTATAGTGCCGAGAAAAGGCGCGGTGGTTCTAATAAGCGACCCAGTTCTACCTCGTAATGACTGGAAAATGGCACGTATCACTGACACAAAAAGCTCAGATGGGGTCATAAGGGAAGTCGAATTAATCACTTCTACTAGAAGGAAGATCAGGCGACCAGTAAATCTCGTCATTCCACTTGAATTGGGTGACACAGATAATGGTACCTACGAAGAGGGCAAAAATGGCGAAGTTTGCGAAGAGAATGCGAACCAAGATACCCGCTATGATTTTCGTACACGAAAAAACATAAACTATAGCGAGAATTCGTTAGCCAATACAGTGTCTGCGACATCTCCTGGGTTCTCATTCTCAcccaaattttctcttctgatATTGACTTTGCTTATGCTTTGTTTCACATCACTATCTCACCCAATCCTCGAATCACTTAGTATAGAGTGTCATAAAAACGGTATACTGGTAAAAAATACTAACGCAgcagattttgaaatttgcatAGAAGATGAATGCAAGCTCTACCCCAAACCATCTTTGCGAGAGTTAGTTCGGTTCTCTCCAGAACGAACTTTACATGAACACAGCGTTCTTCTCAAAAGGGGAAACGAATGA